One window of the Eucalyptus grandis isolate ANBG69807.140 chromosome 8, ASM1654582v1, whole genome shotgun sequence genome contains the following:
- the LOC104414278 gene encoding heat stress transcription factor A-5, with protein sequence MDAAPPGGGGGGGGPAPFLMKTYEMVDDAGTDEIVAWSSSKTSFVVWNPPEFARLLLPTYFKHNNFSSFIRQLNTYGFRKIDPERWEFANEEFVKDKKHLLKNIHRRKPIHSHSQPQGSMVDSERAAYEEELEKLNRDKSALEAKIVRLKQQQSIGKLHMGELFQRVGGMEQRQEDLLAFLEKNLQNPNFVEHLTRKVKSLDLSAYKKKRRLPHTDHGRPGAENSLDTHSSSRLELGNIFQQDFSNKLRLELSPAVSDINLVSNSTHSSYEDGGSPRRITSESDPKDAPMGTESLLSAPEAVELSDTGTSFTFKMDSSMQRKPPVDESPRMHPLPMNLTTEEGDNNVSCQLNLSLASSLLQVDHSQQFNRLNVLGSETSKSPDARSNASITESGFGVLQKNKNSDEERTNSSLPEAQNNNQPIAPASGRINDVFWEQFLTERPGALENEEACSSYRENSYDVHGDQRPGPGMSRNSKSMERLTL encoded by the exons ATGGACGCAGCGCcgccgggcggcggcggaggcggaggcggcccGGCGCCGTTCCTCATGAAGACCTACGAGATGGTGGACGACGCGGGGACGGACGAGATCGTGGCGTGGAGCTCCAGCAAGACGAGCTTCGTCGTGTGGAACCCGCCCGAGTTCGCCCGCCTCCTGCTCCCCACCTATTTCAAGCACAACAACTTCTCCAGCTTCATCCGGCAGCTCAACACCTAC GGATTCCGAAAAATTGATCCTGAGCGATGGGAGTTTGCTAATGAAGAATTTGTGAAGGACAAAAAACATCTTCTCAAAAACATCCACCGTAGAAAGCCCATCCATAGCCATAGTCAGCCTCAAGGTTCAATGGTGGACTCTGAAAGAGCAGCATATGAAGAAGAACTAGAGAAGCTCAACCGTGATAAAAGTGCCCTTGAAGCAAAGATTGTGAGGCTCAAGCAGCAGCAGTCTATTGGGAAGCTTCATATGGGGGAACTTTTTCAGCGAGTGGGAGGAATGGAGCAGAGGCAGGAGGATTTGCTTGCATTCCTAGAGAAAAATCTCCAGAATCCTAATTTTGTTGAACATCTGACTCGAAAAGTCAAGTCTCTGGATCTATCagcatataaaaaaaagagaaggctTCCCCACACTGATCATGGAAGGCCAGGGGCGGAGAACAGTCTGGATACTCATAGTAGCTCTAGACTGGAGCTTGGAAATATTTTCCAGCAAGATTTCTCAAATAAGCTCAGGCTTGAGTTATCACCTGCAGTTTCGGATATTAATTTGGTTTCCAATAGCACACATAGTTCATACGAAGATGGGGGAAGCCCACGGAGAATTACATCAGAAAGTGACCCTAAAGATGCTCCAATGGGAACTGAGAGCCTTTTAAGTGCACCTGAAGCAGTAGAGCTTTCAGATACAGGGACTTCCTTCACGTTCAAGATGGATTCATCTATGCAAAGGAAACCACCAGTAGATGAAAGCCCAAGGATGCATCCGTTGCCCATGAATCTAACTACTGAAGAGGGAGATAACAATGTTTCGTGCCAACTAAATCTATCTCTTGCATCTTCTCTACTGCAAGTTGACCACAGTCAACAATTCAATCGTTTGAATGTGCTAGGTTCAGAAACTAGCAAGTCTCCAGATGCAAGGTCAAATGCCAGCATCACAGAATCTGGTTTTGGGGTTCTCCAGAAGAATAAGAATTCAGATGAAGAGCGTACAAATTCCTCGTTGCCTGAGGCTCAAAACAACAATCAACCTATAGCTCCTGCTTCGGGTAGAATAAACGATGTGTTTTGGGAGCAGTTTTTGACAGAAAGGCCCGGAGCATTGGAGAATGAGGAGGCTTGTTCTAGTTACAGGGAAAACTCGTACGACGTGCATGGCGATCAAAGACCAGGCCCTGGAATGTCCAGAAATTCTAAAAGCATGGAGCGGCTCACGCTGTGA